The genomic stretch tgcggcggctaggcttttgtggggaggagatgagatgctcgcgcccctgtttatatagatcggaggcagggcgacggccgtggCACGCGTgacatcgccattacttcgtgcgcaaaGGTAGGCGGcggccgcgccacgcgaggcatcgccatttacgcggccgcagactgtcgaagcgacgcctcggtgccagtactagcggagaagacgcatcgaagcTCGGTCATTGCCAGGCGGGCCAGACGAAACGTCCGCCTGATGCGAGCATACACTTTGCGCCTTGGTTTGAGATCTTTTTTCTGTTGACAAACTAGTTTAAGATCTTCTTTGTAAACTGTATTCTCACCACTCTACCAAAGAAGTCCACGGTAACATTGTGAAGAAACAGGCCGTTGTTGCGTAACGTGCGGACTGTGTGTCGGTGTCGGTGCGACCGCGGCGGGTGAGTCGGTGGCCGGTCAGTCAGTTGCGATGTCGCCTGAACGTGAAGGTGATATGGTAGGGATATGCGTCGGTGCGTACGTTTGTGTTTTTCTTCCAGGTTACGTTCAGACGACGTGTTGCCACGTGTTCACTTTACGTGACATCCCATGGTTTGACTTGACTCAATTGCTGCCTGATTCGCTAGCTGTTGCTGCCTGGACTGCAGCCAAAGTCAGTTGACTACTATTCTACTCCACACTCTCCAAGCTTTACCTGTACTACTTCAGTTGACTACTACTCTACACTTCAAGCTCTTAGCTGTACGCCTGTATACGTCTTGATGCACGTCACAACTTTTGACTTTACAAAACAGAGTAGTACTCCGTAGTATATCCAGGAGTATATTACCTTTTGCTTGCGCCGACAGTCAATTGTGTAGTTATTACAAGGATATTTTAGCAGCGCAATTCACATATACAACAGAATTTGCTAAAATTGTACACGCAAAAGTGCTTACATGACATGTTGCAAAATAACTTAGTATGTGTAAACCGTAAAATCATTTAAATgcttttgaaatttaaaaattcATTGGACTATTTTTGAATAATATCTAGAACTTTCATAAAATCAGTGGAATATGTTGAAGGCTTTGTACTAAAAAGTTAACCGAGTGATATATTCCTTTGTAATTTTTGTTTCTTTGTAGAGAAGGGAATAAAGGAAGGAATGCATAGCAATACCTGTATATCACAAGTGCACGGTCCGAATCTCCAGTCGAGATGGACACGGTAGATTCTTTTTCTTTTCAAGTGGCGATGGAGTTTCCTTTGCTCATTGGGCACAGCTATATCGTTGGCTACCAAAACAGAGACAAAGTCAGGTGCAGACCCCTCCCAGCCAGTGCATGCATCATCGAAGATTGAAAAGAGCTAATGCAGCTGGAACGGATTTCCTTCAGAATAGTCGACAGATCATAGTTCTTAACTTCAGGGCTGAGACTAAAGTCTGAGAATCAAACTAAAAAATCACTCGGTTTAAGCCAAGTGCAGTCGCTCCTTCTGTTTTGATGCCGCCAAGCACGCTTCCGTCTCGGCCTGGATTCTTTGCCGGCACAAACCGTACATGTTAAGAAATGACCTTTCACCAACGGATCCAACTGCCTAGAAATCTTTTATGTTCACAACGTCTATATACACTGTCTAGAGAGCATAAGTGAAAATTTTCATTATGAGAGAGCACAATTTCTCTACAGATGTGCCAACATTTGCCAATTTTTTACACACAGAGATGCTTACATGGCATGCTGTAAATTTACATGTATGGCTGACGAGAAGTGCAAACCCTTCTCTCCGCTCCTCTGTAAGCCCGGTGGGGAAAAAAGACAATACGATTATAACATGTCTTTGAATAAAACCATGATGCTACTTATGCTAGTACAACATCGCCGCCATCATCTACAACCTGCAAGGGCTGCTGCCGCAATTTTACTTCGAACTCCTCCAAGTACTCTCTGCTATTCAGCTCCGTCAGCCTGCAACGACAGTCGACAACACGTCAAAAATTCAGAACAGGAGCTGCTGATTCATTCAGCCTGCTaaagcacacacacacactatcGCATTTCCCATTACCTGCTGATCGTACGGTCTTTGGCGAATCCGAGCTCGTTGTCCACACACAAGTCAGGATTATCGCTCTTGCTCGAGCGTGAAGACCTTGGCGAGCTTCTCTGTGCTTCGGCGACCGTCACTATGTTCTCAAACAGCTCTATCGGTCTGGCCTCAGCTGTGCATAATAGCCTCGCCTTGTTCTCGTACATGACCTGGGAAACCATTTGTGCCGTTAGAGTTCAAGATTATTTGTGCTGCCAGTAATATAGTGCAGTCTACTGTTAGCAGAGAGTTTCACATGCTGTGTAAATTTATTCAGATCATCAACattaaaaaaataatattttactACAATGAACCTTTTTTTATGTATAATCAGATCTAAATTAGATTCAGGAGAATGCATTACTACTAAGGAAAGAGTATATCAGCCACCCATGTACGGTTCAAATCATCAAGATATCTAGTTCAAAAGTAAAACAACGGAGGAATGACTAAACATGGGGATAAGGTAAACTAAAATATAAATGATGACAGAGTGAGGTTAGATGAAACATACGTCGACTAATGTGACAAACCGATACGCTGCTGCTCTGTTGTGAAATCCAAACTTAGGGACACCGTCAACCGCGAGGGTGTGAAACCGTTCTGTGCATTAATATTTTTGTATCAGTTAAATCAAATCAAGAGTAGCATTTTATGATCCCTAACTGTAGAAACTGCACTGAACCAATACACTTACTGAACAGCCCAAAATAGTCTGCTGCACCAATAGGCCTGTCACAAAGATCTTCAAACGTGAAATATGCACATCCATTTGCTCCTAGTGGAACCTGCATAGCCAAGGTTCAGTAATTAGTGTTTGAATGAAACAAAAGTAgccccactgaatatagtatgtagCTTCCAGGACCTGCAATTTCCGTCCCATCACGACTTCGACTGTTTGAGGAGTAGGTTCCTCATCTCCAACTAGAGATTGGAATTTCTCTTTAAGAACAGTACTGCATTGGTCTCCAACAAAGTAGAAACCTTCTTCAGCCTGCTCATAAATACCAGAGTGAAGATGTCATAAAATGGGAAATCGAAACAATAAGACACCAAGTAACTTGCAAAAGTAGGCAACATACCGAACCCAGCTGACGATAGTCTACTGCAGAGCCAATGGGGTGCGCAATGCACCTGTCCTGGAGCGATCCCCAAAATTAACATGAGCATACTACCAGATTAAACTTCAGATAGCAgctaaattgaaaaataaaacagTACGTACTTTCAAGGTTGCAATGAACGGTAAAAAAAGGTTTCGCTGCAAGCCACCTTCGTATAGCTGCTCTGGAGGACGATTAGAGGTCGAAACTAGGATCTGAACAAAAATAGCCATGCAAAAGAATCAGCATGAGGTATTCTTGTGCGAACAAGAAGGTCATTTCGGTGCCATTAATAAAAGGAAATGCAGGGGTGAGGGGTCACATACAACGCCTTTGCTGAACAAATGTTTGAACAGCCGGTTCAATAACATAGCATCAGCAACATCAGTTACCTGTATGGTTTGTTTAAGATATGTTAGAAAGCAGGTATAATGATACATCATGACACAAATACAATATTGCCATAATAAGGATAAGGATAATAAGCATACCATAAACTCATCAAGACATAATATTATCGCTTCATCTGAAATCTCAGCTGCTACCATATCAAGGGGATCTGAAACACCTTTATGCATCTGCATATAGATGGATGTTTATGAAGAAATCAACTTAACAAGACTGAAGAAGAAAGCTGCACATCCTACAATAAAAAAGAATACCTGCAGACGACTATGTACATTCAACATGAAATCATGAAAGTGAATACGTTTCTTCCTCCAATTAGCTGGCCTGCCAAGAAGTAGTACCGTTAGGATAGCATCGGATTATTGAAGAAAAAATATCTTATGCAAGTCCCAACTGATTGTCTAATTACTACCACAAAGCTGAAGGACAAAAGGAAATCAGAATTAATTTTTTCAGCCAACTGAGTTATGCTGATTATTAGCATGTCACTGTAGATTCCCAACTGTTGGAAGTTGGAACTCTAACAGTAAATGGAGCTAATAGCTTGTCAACAGCTTTTAGGCAAATCTCAAAATAACCGAAAAGAATTAGGTACACTATTTGACTATTGCAAATACTCCACCCAAGCCTTTCTTAACCATATACACTGAATACAAAACTGTTGCATATAATCAATAAAGGTTTCCATGTTAATTCTAGAATGTCAAGCCTCACCGATTACCATTAACAATTCCCTCATGTGCAACTCACTGTGAATGATTTCAGGTTGACTTATTTAGCTTAACTCCTCTCATAAGGTTCTGACAAATCTTTTACTCACAAAAGCAGAAGGTTCTGGTTTGGTGAACAAGAAACAATATAGCCTCAACTAAACTAAAACAATTCAGCCTTTTTTAACACGGTCTTCTATGAACATACACAAAAATACTTCGCTTGATGTTTAATCATTTGATTCATTTCTATAATTGGCAAGCCCCACTGATTCCCATTAGTACTTCTCTTATTATTCAAGGGCCCAAGAACTGCAACTCATAGTGAGTGGTTTTCAACCAACTACAAGTTTTTTTCCCCGAGAATGGACCAACTACATGTTTGGAAGAGTTATTTGGACAATTCTCCCAAACTTTTTTTTATATGATCGAGGCCAAGGGCTACCTACAATGCACTAGCTAAGCTCAAAGTAGAGTACATGTGCGAGCTGCAGATTAGAATCAAGAACAAAATGTATGCACTAAAGAGTTATCTCACATGTTCTCCTTGACAGTATTAAAAAGTAACATCGAGAAATTTCAACAAATATGTAGGTGTTGCATCTTTATGTATCTACTAGACTACTAGTGCGTGGTATCACTATAATAAAGTAAAAACTGCATAAATCTGAAGCATCTAAAGCTCTCGAGAGCTTAAAACGTTGATAGTAGCATCAGTATGGACAGCTAACTTCATGAAAGAAAAGGAATTCAATGATGTTACTCGCATGGATTACATGCCATCAGTCTTACGACATGTGGAGAACATAAATAGCCAAAAAGGATAACTGAGCACTGTATTGTTGCAATATGATTGTGATATGAATGCATTCATGTAAACCAATCTAAGGAAAGAACACTAAATATATTTCTGAACTGACAGACCTCCGTGAATTTGTCTAGTGGCATGTTCAGTAGTATGTCCTTGTGTAGTTGTGTGCATTATGAAATTCGTAATCCTTAACTCAAACCAGCACGAAGGAAGTCCCAAAATTTTATAGATTCACTTACAGTTGTTCATAGAAGAGGTCCATAAGCATTGTCTTCCCTGTACCGACCCCTCCATATAGATACAACCCCTTTACAGGTGCATGGCTAGTAGGCGGAGCCATGATACGAGACCATAGCCATCTACTCCTGTTAAACAGAAACCAGTAAGGTTATGATAACTGGATCAGTCCCTTGCCATGTGAAATCAGTGCTTTCAAACTGCTCTTACCTTCCAGATTTCTCGGATGACTGGTATCTATCCAACTGGCAGGCTTCTTCATTCTCTACAAGATCCTCGTAAAGCCTTTGTAATTGCTGAATCGTGTCGACCTGCACCAATTGGTAAAACATAAGAAAAATCTCAAACAAAGCGTTTAAGGAAGccatccaagaaaaaaaaatcgACCAGGACCAATTCAACAACCTGAAAGCTATCACCATCCACAAGCTCCCCTGATGCAATTCTCTTCTCATATTCCGCCATTGGACCACTTTGTGGAACATCTGCCACAGTTCAGGAAAGTAATCAGGTCGATCAAATGCTCCCAACAGAAAATAAGGCTCCACGCATAGAAAAGGAAGAACACTGATACCTTTGACTGAATCAGCCGCTATGGTGGAGAACATGTTCCTCAGTATCTCCACGCCTGGACTCATAAATCTGGTAGCTTCATCATTACGACGTAATATTGTGCTGAGTGAACTGAGCGAACGGGATGTCGAACTACACAAGATCACGGCATTCTGCTGCCTGGTCACTCTGTTTACTGATGTGTGTCCTCCCTCTGCATGGTGCTTTGTGAGACGGCGAAGGTGCCGTAGCGAGCGAACTAGCGCTCTCATCTTGCACTGTCTAGGCAAACTTGGTAGGCAGAGTTGTGAAACCTACAATCACAGCAGAACTAGAATATATTAGCAAACTGTAGGTAGCTTCTCCTGAGATGAAATACTCAAACACAAGTGGAATAAGCTGGAAAGTAAATACTGATAGGGAGGGATCACGTGGTTTGGAATCTGGTAGAATTATTGGGAAAATGACTTGCAAAGGGTGGACAATAATAAAGAGAAATGCAACTAAGTCCAATGGACAAAAAGGAAAGGTTTCCGCGCCGATGGTTTCTCAGGTCCAACAGTGGATTTAGGAGAATCTCCTTTCTTTTCTAGCCAGTTGCTTTCTAAGTTCAACGAACTAGGATCAAATTGATCAGAAACAATGAATCCGCATCAATCAGCTTGGTAACTGCTATTATAGCCTTAAAGATGAAATATTTCGCCAGCAATCAGCATATTCCCGGACAAGGAGCTTGGAAAAGGGTGGCCAATAATAAAGAGAAATGCAATTAGTAAGTCCAATGGACAAAAAGAAAAGGTTTCCACGCCAATGGTTTCTTCCAACGGATTTAGGAGAGTCTCCTTTCTTTTCTAACCAGTCGCTTTCTAAGTGAAACGAACTAGGATCAAATTGATCAGAAACAGCTGAATCTGCATCATCAGCTAGGTAACTGATATTTATTTAGCCTTAAAGATGAAATATTTCGCCAGGAATCAGCAGATTCCCGGACAAGGAGCTTGGAAAAGGTTGGCCAATAATAAAGAGAAAATGCCACTTTCTAACTCCAATGGACCAAAAATAAAGCTTAAAACTTTCCGTGCCAATGTATCCAAAAGGATTCACAAGGAGAATCTTTAGACTTATCTTATCAGTGGCTTTTCAAGTTGAATGAATACAGAGAATACTCAAAAGTAAGCCAGCAAAGCAACAAACTAGGATGAAACTGACGCAGAAACACGACAAATCAGCTAGGTCAGTGATACGTATTAGCCTTAATAAGGTGGGACGTCTCGCCAAATTCCGGGAGGGAGCTGAAGGACAGTAAGCTCCATGACGGTGGGAGGATTATTCGAGATATAAATCTAGAAGGAAATCCCGAGTCCCGAGCATTTGGGAGCGACGAACAAATCAAGAATCGCGGGAAGGAGGATTTTGGCGCACCTAGCAAATCAAGGAAAGATCCAATCTTGGCGCCGCAGAAAAGCCGCCGCCCGTCCGTCCGTTCGTCCTCGCCGGCGCGGAGGAGAGGGATGCCTCTTTGTGGGGGCGCGCTGCCGTACCTGTTCACTCGTCCGGCGGCGTCGGCGGTCCGCGGCCTCCTCCGAAGACCTTCCCAATCGAATCGCGGCGGAAGAGAAAAACGTGAGCGAATAAGAAGAGGCTCGGTGGCAGTCAGGGAGCGCAATGAATAAACCGAGACGGCGACGAGTATTTACCTACGGACGGAGCAGTTAAGATGGACGAAGCCAAGACCGAATCGAATTTGGTCAGTGCAGCCAAGAACCCGGAACCGCGACGGCCAACCTCGCCGTGGCGTCGCCGCGTCGCCGCGTCGCCGAGGAAACTATTCCCGTCTGTCTGTCCGTCCGTCCCGAGTTCGAGGAGGCAGCGGGGAACGGACTCCGACTCCGCGTCGCCGGCGccgaggagaaaagaaagatggaAAGAAACAGGCGCAAGATGGGAATTGGGAACAGGATGAGAGGCGTGAGCTGGAATAGTGTTGGCGCCTGCGTGTTCCTTGGGATAAATAATCGCGTGCTGGACTCCTCCTCGTGCTCGTCACTTGGTCGCCGCCGTCAGGGTCGGAACTCGGAAGCCGCGCGCGCCACACTACTTGCTCTGGTTTTCCAGAGTGGAATTGGTGAACAAGGGGATAATTGTTACCGCTAAATTAGTTTCCACCATGTCTAATCAGCGGTTGACTGGTAATGTCTGGCATAAAGAATACTCCTGGGAAGAAGACCATATATCAGAACGAAGAACCAAACTGCTGCTCGTACCTTCTTCGTGCTTGGAGGTCCGGTCGAGCTAGTCGGAGACGAGGACGAACGAAGGCGGCTCGCGCGGGGAGAAGGTATGGCTAGAGCGAATCTGACCAGTGCGACAGCAAAATaaacacgaaccgggaccaaccatAGGCATGTACGTACACATCACCAGTTTAGGTATA from Lolium rigidum isolate FL_2022 chromosome 4, APGP_CSIRO_Lrig_0.1, whole genome shotgun sequence encodes the following:
- the LOC124708193 gene encoding AFG1-like ATPase; this translates as MRALVRSLRHLRRLTKHHAEGGHTSVNRVTRQQNAVILCSSTSRSLSSLSTILRRNDEATRFMSPGVEILRNMFSTIAADSVKDVPQSGPMAEYEKRIASGELVDGDSFQVDTIQQLQRLYEDLVENEEACQLDRYQSSEKSGRSRWLWSRIMAPPTSHAPVKGLYLYGGVGTGKTMLMDLFYEQLPANWRKKRIHFHDFMLNVHSRLQMHKGVSDPLDMVAAEISDEAIILCLDEFMVTDVADAMLLNRLFKHLFSKGVILVSTSNRPPEQLYEGGLQRNLFLPFIATLKDRCIAHPIGSAVDYRQLGSAEEGFYFVGDQCSTVLKEKFQSLVGDEEPTPQTVEVVMGRKLQVPLGANGCAYFTFEDLCDRPIGAADYFGLFKRFHTLAVDGVPKFGFHNRAAAYRFVTLVDVMYENKARLLCTAEARPIELFENIVTVAEAQRSSPRSSRSSKSDNPDLCVDNELGFAKDRTISRLTELNSREYLEEFEVKLRQQPLQVVDDGGDVVLA